The following are from one region of the Phyllostomus discolor isolate MPI-MPIP mPhyDis1 chromosome 9, mPhyDis1.pri.v3, whole genome shotgun sequence genome:
- the IDH3B gene encoding isocitrate dehydrogenase [NAD] subunit beta, mitochondrial isoform X2, which translates to MAALSCARWLTRALVAAPTPGAWRGLCTSAVAHATSRVQAEDVRVEGAFPVTMVPGDGVGPELMHAVKEVFKAACVPVEFQEHYLSEVQNMASEEKLEQVLSSMKENKVALIGKIHTPMEYKGELASYDMRLRRKLDLFANVVHVKSLPGYVTRHNNLDLVIIREQTEGEYSSLEHESARGVIECLKIVTRTKSQRIAKFAFDYATKKGRNKVTAVHKANIMKLGDGLFLQCCEEVAELYPKIKFETMIIDNCCMQLVQNPYQFDVLVMPNLYGNIIDNLAAGLVGGAGVVPGESYSAEYAVFEMGARHPFAQAVGRNIANPTAMLLSASNMLKHLNLEYHSNMIAEAVKKVIKVGKVRTPDMGGYATCQDYTEAVIGALAHPHPHKGV; encoded by the exons ATGGCGGCTCTCAGCTGTGCCCGCTGGCTGACCCGA GCGCTGGTCGCCGCCCCGACCCCCGGGGCATGGAGGGGCCTGTGCACCTCCGCCGTGGCGCACGCCACCTCACGCGTCCAG GCCGAGGACGTGAGGGTGGAGGGCGCCTTTCCCGTGACCATGGTGCCAGGAGACGGCGTGGGGCCTGAACTGATGCATGCTGTCAAGGAGGTGTTCAAG GCTGCCTGTGTTCCAGTGGAGTTCCAGGAGCATTACCTGAGTGAGGTGCAGAACATGGCTTCTGAGGAGAAGCTGGAGCAAGTTCTGAGTTCCATGAAAGAGAACAAGGTGGCCCTCATTG GAAAGATTCACACCCCGATGGAGTATAAGGGGGAACTAGCCTCCTACGATATGCGACTGAG gcgtAAGCTGGACTTGTTTGCCAATGTAGTCCATGTGAAGTCACTTCCTGGGTACGTGACTCGACACAACAATCTAGATCTGGTGATCATTCGAGAGCAGACAGAAGGGGAGTACAGCTCTCTGGAACATGAG AGCGCAAGGGGCGTGATTGAGTGCTTAAAGATTGTCACTCGAACCAAATCTCAGCGGATTGCAAAGTTCGCTTTCGACTATGCCACTAAGAAGGGGCGGAACAAGGTCACGGCTGTCCACAAGGCCAACATCAT GAAACTTGGAGATGGGTTGTTCCTGCAGTGCTGTGAGGAAGTTGCTGAGCTATACCCCAAGATCAAGTTTGAGACGATGATCATAGACAACTGCTGCATGCAG CTGGTGCAGAATCCTTACCAGTTTGATGTGCTGGTGATGCCCAATCTCTATGGCAACATTATTGACAATCTGGCTGCCGGCCTGGTGGGGGGAGCTGGTGTGGTACCTGGGGAGAGCTACAGTGCAGAGTATGCGGTTTTTGAGATG GGTGCCCGGCACCCATTCGCCCAGGCAGTGGGCAGGAATATAGCCAACCCCACAGCCATGCTGCTCTCAGCTTCCAACATGCTGAAGCACCTGAA TCTAGAGTATCACTCCAACATGATTGCAGAGGCGGTGAAGAAGGTGATCAAAGTTGGCAAG GTTCGAACTCCTGACATGGGTGGCTATGCCACCTGCCAAGACTACACTGAGGCTGTCATTGGTGCCCTTGCCCACCCACATCCACATAAAGGTGTCTAA
- the IDH3B gene encoding isocitrate dehydrogenase [NAD] subunit beta, mitochondrial isoform X4 gives MAALSCARWLTRALVAAPTPGAWRGLCTSAVAHATSRVQAEDVRVEGAFPVTMVPGDGVGPELMHAVKEVFKAACVPVEFQEHYLSEVQNMASEEKLEQVLSSMKENKVALIGKIHTPMEYKGELASYDMRLRRKLDLFANVVHVKSLPGYVTRHNNLDLVIIREQTEGEYSSLEHESARGVIECLKIVTRTKSQRIAKFAFDYATKKGRNKVTAVHKANIMKLGDGLFLQCCEEVAELYPKIKFETMIIDNCCMQLVQNPYQFDVLVMPNLYGNIIDNLAAGLVGGAGVVPGESYSAEYAVFEMGARHPFAQAVGRNIANPTAMLLSASNMLKHLNLEYHSNMIAEAVKKVIKVGKVRTRDMGGYSTTTDFIKSVIGHLHPYGA, from the exons ATGGCGGCTCTCAGCTGTGCCCGCTGGCTGACCCGA GCGCTGGTCGCCGCCCCGACCCCCGGGGCATGGAGGGGCCTGTGCACCTCCGCCGTGGCGCACGCCACCTCACGCGTCCAG GCCGAGGACGTGAGGGTGGAGGGCGCCTTTCCCGTGACCATGGTGCCAGGAGACGGCGTGGGGCCTGAACTGATGCATGCTGTCAAGGAGGTGTTCAAG GCTGCCTGTGTTCCAGTGGAGTTCCAGGAGCATTACCTGAGTGAGGTGCAGAACATGGCTTCTGAGGAGAAGCTGGAGCAAGTTCTGAGTTCCATGAAAGAGAACAAGGTGGCCCTCATTG GAAAGATTCACACCCCGATGGAGTATAAGGGGGAACTAGCCTCCTACGATATGCGACTGAG gcgtAAGCTGGACTTGTTTGCCAATGTAGTCCATGTGAAGTCACTTCCTGGGTACGTGACTCGACACAACAATCTAGATCTGGTGATCATTCGAGAGCAGACAGAAGGGGAGTACAGCTCTCTGGAACATGAG AGCGCAAGGGGCGTGATTGAGTGCTTAAAGATTGTCACTCGAACCAAATCTCAGCGGATTGCAAAGTTCGCTTTCGACTATGCCACTAAGAAGGGGCGGAACAAGGTCACGGCTGTCCACAAGGCCAACATCAT GAAACTTGGAGATGGGTTGTTCCTGCAGTGCTGTGAGGAAGTTGCTGAGCTATACCCCAAGATCAAGTTTGAGACGATGATCATAGACAACTGCTGCATGCAG CTGGTGCAGAATCCTTACCAGTTTGATGTGCTGGTGATGCCCAATCTCTATGGCAACATTATTGACAATCTGGCTGCCGGCCTGGTGGGGGGAGCTGGTGTGGTACCTGGGGAGAGCTACAGTGCAGAGTATGCGGTTTTTGAGATG GGTGCCCGGCACCCATTCGCCCAGGCAGTGGGCAGGAATATAGCCAACCCCACAGCCATGCTGCTCTCAGCTTCCAACATGCTGAAGCACCTGAA TCTAGAGTATCACTCCAACATGATTGCAGAGGCGGTGAAGAAGGTGATCAAAGTTGGCAAG GTGCGGACACGAGACATGGGCGGCTACAGCACCACAACGGACTTCATCAAGTCTGTCATCGGCCACCTGCACCCATACGGGGCCTAG
- the NOP56 gene encoding nucleolar protein 56 has protein sequence MVLLHVLFEHAVGYALLALKEVEEISLLQPQVEECVLNLGKFHNIVRLVAFCPFASSQVALENANSVSEGVVHEDLRLFLETHLPAKKKKVLLGVGDPKIGAAIQEELGYNCQTGGVIAEILRGVRLHFHNLVKGLTDLSACKAQLGLGHSYSRAKVKFNVNRVDNMIIQSISLLDQLDKDINTFSMRVREWYGYHFPELVKIINDNATYCRIAQFIGNRRELNEEKLEKLEELTMDGAKAKAILDASRASMGMDISAIDLINIESFSSRVVSLSEYRQSLHTYLRSKMSQVAPSLSALIGEAVGARLIAHAGSLTNLAKYPASTVQILGAEKALFRALKTRGNTPKYGLIFHSTFIGRAAAKNKGRISRYLANKCSIASRIDCFSEVPTSVFGEKLRDQVEERLSFYETGMLPRKNLEVMKEAMVQAEEAAAEITRKLEKQERKRLKKEKKRLAAIALASSENSSALEECEETNEKPKKKKKQKLQEAVPQENGMEDPPVPLSKPKKKKSFSKEELISSDLEETTGSGTVPKRKKSLFKEEPVSDLEEAGNRSVPKKKRKFSSKEEPLSSGPEEAVGIKSSSSKKKKKLQKLSQED, from the exons ATG GTGCTGCTGCACGTGCTGTTCGAGCACGCGGTCGGCTATGCGCTGCTGGCGCTGAAGGAGGTGGAGGAAatcagcctgctgcagcctcaG GTGGAGGAGTGCGTGCTCAACCTGGGCAAGTTCCACAACATTGTTCGTCTCGTGGCCTTTTGTCCCTTTGCCTCATCCCAGGTTGCCTTGGAAAATGCTAATTCTGTGTCTGAAG GTGTTGTTCATGAGGACCTCCGCCTGTTCTTGGAGACTCACCTGCCagccaaaaagaagaaagtactcttgggggttggggaccccaaGATTGGTGCTGCTATACAAGAGGAATTAGGGTACAATTGCCAGACTGGAGGCGTAATAGCTGAGATTCTTCGAG GAGTTCGTCTGCACTTCCACAACTTGGTGAAGGGCTTGACCGATCTGTCTGCTTGTAAAGCTCAACTGGGGCTGGGACACAGTTACTCTCGTGCCAAAGTTAAGTTCAATGTGAACCGAGTGGACAATATGATTATACAGTCCATTAGCCTCCTGGACCAGCTGGATAAGGACATCAATACTTTCTCCATGCGTGTCAG GGAGTGGTATGGATATCACTTTCCTGAGCTGGTGAAGATCATCAATGACAATGCTACTTACTGCCGCATTGCTCAGTTCATTGGAAACCGAAGGGAGCTGAATGAAGAAAAGTTGGAGAAGCTGGAGGAGCTGACAATGGATGGGGCCAAGGCTAAGGCTATTCTGGATGCCTCACGGGCCTCCATGG GCATGGACATATCAGCCATTGACTTGATAAACATCGAGAGCTTCTCCAGCCGGGTGGTGTCTTTGTCAGAGTACCGCCAGAGCCTGCACACTTACCTGCGGTCCAAGATGAGCCAAGTGGCCCCCAGCCTGTCAGCCCTGATTGGGGAAGCG GTAGGTGCGCGTCTCATTGCTCATGCTGGCAGCCTCACCAACCTGGCCAAGTATCCAGCATCCACAGTGCAGATCCTTGGGGCTGAAAAGGCCCTGTTCAG AGCCTTGAAGACAAGGGGTAACACCCCAAAATATGGACTTATTTTCCACTCCACTTTCATTGGCCGAGCAGCTGCCAAGAACAAAGGCCGCATCTCCCGCTACCTGGCAAACAAATGCAGTATTGCCTCACGAATTGATTGCTTCTCTG agGTACCCACAAGTGTATTTGGGGAGAAGCTTCGAGATCAAGTGGAGGAGCGGCTATCCTTCTATGAGACTGGGATGCTTCCACGAAAAAATCTGGAGGTCATGAAGGAGGCAATGGTTCAG gcAGAGGAAGCGGCTGCTGAGATTACTAGGAAGCtggagaaacaggagagaaaacgcttgaagaaagaaaagaaacggCTGGCCGCAATTGCCCTCGCATCTTCAGAAAACAGCAGTGCACTGGAGGAGTGTGAGG AGACTAATGAAAAacccaaaaagaagaaaaagcaaaagctcCAGGAGGCGGTTCCTCAGGAGAATGGAATGGAAGATCCACCTGTTCCTTTATCCAAAccgaagaaaaagaaatctttttccaAGGAGGAGCTGATTAGTAGTGATCTTGAGGAGACAACTGGCAGTGGGACTGTCCCCAAAAGGAAGAAATCGCTCTTCAAGGAGGAACCGGTTAGTGACCTTGAAGAGGCAGGAAACAGGAGTGTCcccaagaaaaagaggaaattttcTTCCAAAGAGGAGCCACTCAGCAGTGGACCTGAAGAAGCTGTTGGTATCAAGAGCAGCagctccaagaaaaagaaaaagctccaaAAGCTCTCCCAGGAAGATTAG
- the IDH3B gene encoding isocitrate dehydrogenase [NAD] subunit beta, mitochondrial isoform X3, with amino-acid sequence MAALSCARWLTRALVAAPTPGAWRGLCTSAVAHATSRVQSQAEDVRVEGAFPVTMVPGDGVGPELMHAVKEVFKAACVPVEFQEHYLSEVQNMASEEKLEQVLSSMKENKVALIGKIHTPMEYKGELASYDMRLRRKLDLFANVVHVKSLPGYVTRHNNLDLVIIREQTEGEYSSLEHESARGVIECLKIVTRTKSQRIAKFAFDYATKKGRNKVTAVHKANIMKLGDGLFLQCCEEVAELYPKIKFETMIIDNCCMQLVQNPYQFDVLVMPNLYGNIIDNLAAGLVGGAGVVPGESYSAEYAVFEMGARHPFAQAVGRNIANPTAMLLSASNMLKHLNLEYHSNMIAEAVKKVIKVGKVRTRDMGGYSTTTDFIKSVIGHLHPYGA; translated from the exons ATGGCGGCTCTCAGCTGTGCCCGCTGGCTGACCCGA GCGCTGGTCGCCGCCCCGACCCCCGGGGCATGGAGGGGCCTGTGCACCTCCGCCGTGGCGCACGCCACCTCACGCGTCCAG TCGCAGGCCGAGGACGTGAGGGTGGAGGGCGCCTTTCCCGTGACCATGGTGCCAGGAGACGGCGTGGGGCCTGAACTGATGCATGCTGTCAAGGAGGTGTTCAAG GCTGCCTGTGTTCCAGTGGAGTTCCAGGAGCATTACCTGAGTGAGGTGCAGAACATGGCTTCTGAGGAGAAGCTGGAGCAAGTTCTGAGTTCCATGAAAGAGAACAAGGTGGCCCTCATTG GAAAGATTCACACCCCGATGGAGTATAAGGGGGAACTAGCCTCCTACGATATGCGACTGAG gcgtAAGCTGGACTTGTTTGCCAATGTAGTCCATGTGAAGTCACTTCCTGGGTACGTGACTCGACACAACAATCTAGATCTGGTGATCATTCGAGAGCAGACAGAAGGGGAGTACAGCTCTCTGGAACATGAG AGCGCAAGGGGCGTGATTGAGTGCTTAAAGATTGTCACTCGAACCAAATCTCAGCGGATTGCAAAGTTCGCTTTCGACTATGCCACTAAGAAGGGGCGGAACAAGGTCACGGCTGTCCACAAGGCCAACATCAT GAAACTTGGAGATGGGTTGTTCCTGCAGTGCTGTGAGGAAGTTGCTGAGCTATACCCCAAGATCAAGTTTGAGACGATGATCATAGACAACTGCTGCATGCAG CTGGTGCAGAATCCTTACCAGTTTGATGTGCTGGTGATGCCCAATCTCTATGGCAACATTATTGACAATCTGGCTGCCGGCCTGGTGGGGGGAGCTGGTGTGGTACCTGGGGAGAGCTACAGTGCAGAGTATGCGGTTTTTGAGATG GGTGCCCGGCACCCATTCGCCCAGGCAGTGGGCAGGAATATAGCCAACCCCACAGCCATGCTGCTCTCAGCTTCCAACATGCTGAAGCACCTGAA TCTAGAGTATCACTCCAACATGATTGCAGAGGCGGTGAAGAAGGTGATCAAAGTTGGCAAG GTGCGGACACGAGACATGGGCGGCTACAGCACCACAACGGACTTCATCAAGTCTGTCATCGGCCACCTGCACCCATACGGGGCCTAG
- the IDH3B gene encoding isocitrate dehydrogenase [NAD] subunit beta, mitochondrial isoform X1 — protein MAALSCARWLTRALVAAPTPGAWRGLCTSAVAHATSRVQSQAEDVRVEGAFPVTMVPGDGVGPELMHAVKEVFKAACVPVEFQEHYLSEVQNMASEEKLEQVLSSMKENKVALIGKIHTPMEYKGELASYDMRLRRKLDLFANVVHVKSLPGYVTRHNNLDLVIIREQTEGEYSSLEHESARGVIECLKIVTRTKSQRIAKFAFDYATKKGRNKVTAVHKANIMKLGDGLFLQCCEEVAELYPKIKFETMIIDNCCMQLVQNPYQFDVLVMPNLYGNIIDNLAAGLVGGAGVVPGESYSAEYAVFEMGARHPFAQAVGRNIANPTAMLLSASNMLKHLNLEYHSNMIAEAVKKVIKVGKVRTPDMGGYATCQDYTEAVIGALAHPHPHKGV, from the exons ATGGCGGCTCTCAGCTGTGCCCGCTGGCTGACCCGA GCGCTGGTCGCCGCCCCGACCCCCGGGGCATGGAGGGGCCTGTGCACCTCCGCCGTGGCGCACGCCACCTCACGCGTCCAG TCGCAGGCCGAGGACGTGAGGGTGGAGGGCGCCTTTCCCGTGACCATGGTGCCAGGAGACGGCGTGGGGCCTGAACTGATGCATGCTGTCAAGGAGGTGTTCAAG GCTGCCTGTGTTCCAGTGGAGTTCCAGGAGCATTACCTGAGTGAGGTGCAGAACATGGCTTCTGAGGAGAAGCTGGAGCAAGTTCTGAGTTCCATGAAAGAGAACAAGGTGGCCCTCATTG GAAAGATTCACACCCCGATGGAGTATAAGGGGGAACTAGCCTCCTACGATATGCGACTGAG gcgtAAGCTGGACTTGTTTGCCAATGTAGTCCATGTGAAGTCACTTCCTGGGTACGTGACTCGACACAACAATCTAGATCTGGTGATCATTCGAGAGCAGACAGAAGGGGAGTACAGCTCTCTGGAACATGAG AGCGCAAGGGGCGTGATTGAGTGCTTAAAGATTGTCACTCGAACCAAATCTCAGCGGATTGCAAAGTTCGCTTTCGACTATGCCACTAAGAAGGGGCGGAACAAGGTCACGGCTGTCCACAAGGCCAACATCAT GAAACTTGGAGATGGGTTGTTCCTGCAGTGCTGTGAGGAAGTTGCTGAGCTATACCCCAAGATCAAGTTTGAGACGATGATCATAGACAACTGCTGCATGCAG CTGGTGCAGAATCCTTACCAGTTTGATGTGCTGGTGATGCCCAATCTCTATGGCAACATTATTGACAATCTGGCTGCCGGCCTGGTGGGGGGAGCTGGTGTGGTACCTGGGGAGAGCTACAGTGCAGAGTATGCGGTTTTTGAGATG GGTGCCCGGCACCCATTCGCCCAGGCAGTGGGCAGGAATATAGCCAACCCCACAGCCATGCTGCTCTCAGCTTCCAACATGCTGAAGCACCTGAA TCTAGAGTATCACTCCAACATGATTGCAGAGGCGGTGAAGAAGGTGATCAAAGTTGGCAAG GTTCGAACTCCTGACATGGGTGGCTATGCCACCTGCCAAGACTACACTGAGGCTGTCATTGGTGCCCTTGCCCACCCACATCCACATAAAGGTGTCTAA